From the Pediococcus acidilactici genome, the window GACGAACACGTACAAGCCATCTTGGATCACCTAACCGTTGCCCAAAATAGCATTAAAAATATCAACACAAAAAAGTTAATCCTCGGTCTGCCACCCATTATGACCAAGTATTTTTTCCCGCGGATTGCCAAACGCCTTACCGAACAAAATTTGTTAAAGGCCATCGTGCCCGTGGAAAAGGGGTCGGCTGAATTAGAAGAAATGCTGCTTGCCGGGACCCTCGACATGTCCCTAATGGGGGCCATCGAAAAGCAGTTCAACGAAAATCTAGCTTACCAACACTTGGGCAACGACCACTTTGTCGCAATCGTCGGTAACCAGTCCCCCTTTTTTTCTCGCGACAAAATCTGGTTCTCCGAATTAAAAAACGAGTCGTTTATCACCTTTGATAGCAACTTTGTTCACGCAGAAGCTCTACGCAATTTCAGCAACATTACCAATTTTCGGCCTAACGTGGTTTACCAAAGCAATGATTCCCAAGTAATTCAAGAAATGGTGGCCCAAAACGTAGGGGTGGGTTTTATCGTCAATTCTGCGGTAATTAAACGCCCGGACGTTCGGGTTCTGCCCTTTTTCGATGAAGAACAACCCTTGTTTTACATGAACCTGGTCCAACGTAAAGACCGGATCTTAAGTCCTTACCAACAAAGGATTGCCGATTTAATTTGGGAGTAGTTAATAAAAGTCGAATAGTTAGTGCGTGCTAATATAAAAAGCGGTTATTATGCCAATTCCAAACATAATAACCGCTTTTAGGATTAAACAAGCGCCCTCGAATTTCGTTAACCAGCTCACGCTGAAAATTCTCGTGCTTCTTTGCTACATAGCCGAAATGGGCTCCGTAACCCAGCTCTCTCCGGTTAACCAAAATACCGGCTCAATCGCCAAAAGCGCAAGGATTAACCCGGTATTTCTGTTAATCCTTGCGCTTTCCTGCTGCGTAGTCGAAATGGGCTCCGTAACCCAGCTCTCTCCGGTTAACCAAAATGCGGCATCAATCGCCTAAACCGCGATTAATGCCGCATTTCCGTTAATCCTCAAGAGCTACCCGGGTTACTCCGCCCTCTAGTTTTTAAACCACTCGTCAATTTCCTTATATTCTTGTTCGCTAAGTTCAATTTCCGTTGCCTTTGCATTGCTTTCCACTTGTTCCGGTTTGCGTGCCCCTGGGATTACCACACTGATGGCCGGGTTCTTCAAGTACCACGCCAAAATCACTTGCGCCACGGTCGCCTGTTTTGCTTCCGCGATTCGGCGTACCTTTTCAGTTGCTTCAATTATTTGATTAAATTGTGCTTCCGAGTACTGGTCGAAGCGTTCGTGATCCTTCTTCGTATATTTTCCCGTAAGAATTCCGGACGCCAATGGGAAGTATGGTACAAAAGAGATTTGGTGTTCCGCAAGGTATGGGAACAATTCCTTTTCCGCCTCTCGGTGCACTAGGCTGTAATCATCTTCGACAACGTCAATCACGTCTTCCACGTTAGCTTCCTTAATTTGTGCTAAAGAGAAATTAGAGACCCCGATAGCTTTAATTTTTCCTTCTTTACGTGCCTTAACTAACGCATTAATTGCCTCGTATTTGTCAGTAGTTTCGTCTGGAAAATGGATGTAAAAAATGTCAATATAATCCGTCTTCAACCGCCGCAAAGCTGCGTCAATTTGTAACGTTAAAAATTCCGGATCATTATTCGGCTGGTAGTTGTGTAGCGGATCTTGTGCCGCCTTAGTCGCCAACACTACTTTAGAACGGTCGTAATCTTGTAAAACATCACCAATGATTTCCTCTGAACGACCTTTCCCGTAAATAAAGGCAGTATCAAGTAATTGAATTCCTTGGTCAAGCGCCTTCCGGACAACTGCATAACCATCTTCATCTTTCAAATCAGGAAATAAGTTATGCCCACCAACTTTATTGGTTCCCAAACCTAACGCGGTGGTTTCTACGTCACTTTTACCAATTCGAACTAAATTTGCCATACGATTACCTCCAGTTATATTTTTCGTGATTAGCATAACAGATAAACAAACAAAATGAACACTTTTAGTTTTAATGGTTACGTTCATAAACTTTTGTTAGGCTATTTTTAAGGAAAAAAATCTGCGTTCCTTTGCTGCATAGTCGAAAGGGGCTCCGTAACCCAGCTCTCTCCGGTTAACCAAAATGCGGCATCAACCGCCTAAACCGCGATTAATGCCGCATTTCCGTTAATTTTCGTGCTTCTTTGCCGCGTAGTCGAAACGGGCTCCAGTGCCCAATCTCTTCCGGTTAACCAAAATACCGGCTCAATCGCCAAAAACGCGATCAAACCGGTATTTCTGTTAATCCTCGCGTTTTCCTGCCGCATAGCCGAAATGGGCTCCGTAACCCAGCTCTCTCCGGTTAATCAAAATGCGGAACCAATCGCCTAAACCACGATTAATTCCGCATTTTCATTAATCCTCAAGAGCTACCCGGGTTACTCCGCCCTCTGTTTTATGTATTCCTCTACGTATTTTCGATTTCCGTGCTGTAGCGTTACTACCAGCGTATCGCCCGCCTTAATTACCGTATCGCCAGACGGAACAATTGCACGGGGGCCCCTTTGAATACTGATCAACAAACTATGTGCGGGCCATTGTGCGTTGCGGACTGCCGCCCCGTCAAGTTGGGAGCCTTCCTTTACAAATACTTCCACCCGTTCTTGTCGGCCCTGCGGTTCCGCTAAAATATCCGGTACCAACTGGTGGAGCAACGATTCGTAAATTGGTTCACCGCCCAATAAATCCAACACAATGTAGGCTACTAGCGCCACCACCGCTAACGGCATTAAGTGCTGCAACGAACCCACCATTTCGGTAATCAATAAGATGGCCGTAAACGGCGCCTTCCCTATCGAAGCAAAGTATCCCGCCATGGCATAGATCACAAAGTTAGGTAAGTAACGGGCGTCGATCAACCCCCAGTGTGCCATTATGCTTACGTAAAGGGCACCACTTACCGCTCCGAGCGTTAATATAGGAAGAAAAATTCCACCCGGTAGCCCTGAACCGTACGAAACCATGGAGAAAACAAACCGAATCACTAGTAAAATCAAGAGCGTCACGAATACCGGATTTTGCGCCGCAATCGTGGTAATCAGCGTGTTTCCTCCGCCAAGGTAGGACGGCCATCCCCAGCCTACCGGAATAATTAGGATAAAGGGCACTAAGCTATCCAACCACCGCGGCAAAAATTTAATTTTGCCGTACCAAGTCTTTAATTTCAGCGTGCAGATTTGATACAGCCGGCCAAAAAGCCCCAGTAAAATTCCTAACACCAACAAATGCCAGTATAAATTAAGTGGTAACGCGTGAGGATAGACGATTGCCAACACGGGAGTTAACCCAAAAAAGGTCAGCGAAATGAAGTTTGCCACCACCGCGCTCGTCAGCGCACTAATCCACACTAACGTAGAAAAGTTGTGGTAAATTTCTTCCAACACAAACAGGGTGCTCGCAATCGGTGCGTTAAACGCTGCGGATAAACCGGCCGCCGCTCCTCCGGCAATCAACACCCGGCGTTGCGATCCGCGATACCGTAAAGTTTCGCTCCAGCCTTGTCCTACGGCTGCTCCTAGCTGAATCGAAGGGCCTTCCCGTCCTAACATCAGTCCCGAGCCAATTGCTAAAATGCCCCCGACAAACTTTTTCCACAATACCGGCCACCATTGTTCCTCGTATTCTCCCGATAGCTGTCCTTCAATTTGGGGAATCCCGGATCCCGAAATATCTGGCGTCGTTTTAACTAAAAAACCTACTCCGACTGCTAAAATAAGGTTTAACAGGACAATCCACTGCCAGTCGGTGGAAAAATTTTGGTATAGTTGTTGGAAAAAAATTAGCAATTTTTCAATTGTCAGTCGAAAAATACTAACAATTAATCCGATTAAGCCGCCCACCACTACTGAATTTAACAGCGT encodes:
- a CDS encoding LysR family transcriptional regulator; its protein translation is MNTKDLKYFHSLVKNKNFSAVAEEFNVSQPTISMAIRRLEDTFQTTLFTRDQGRHHLSVTLSGQQLDEHVQAILDHLTVAQNSIKNINTKKLILGLPPIMTKYFFPRIAKRLTEQNLLKAIVPVEKGSAELEEMLLAGTLDMSLMGAIEKQFNENLAYQHLGNDHFVAIVGNQSPFFSRDKIWFSELKNESFITFDSNFVHAEALRNFSNITNFRPNVVYQSNDSQVIQEMVAQNVGVGFIVNSAVIKRPDVRVLPFFDEEQPLFYMNLVQRKDRILSPYQQRIADLIWE
- a CDS encoding aldo/keto reductase, producing the protein MANLVRIGKSDVETTALGLGTNKVGGHNLFPDLKDEDGYAVVRKALDQGIQLLDTAFIYGKGRSEEIIGDVLQDYDRSKVVLATKAAQDPLHNYQPNNDPEFLTLQIDAALRRLKTDYIDIFYIHFPDETTDKYEAINALVKARKEGKIKAIGVSNFSLAQIKEANVEDVIDVVEDDYSLVHREAEKELFPYLAEHQISFVPYFPLASGILTGKYTKKDHERFDQYSEAQFNQIIEATEKVRRIAEAKQATVAQVILAWYLKNPAISVVIPGARKPEQVESNAKATEIELSEQEYKEIDEWFKN
- a CDS encoding ClC family H(+)/Cl(-) exchange transporter, encoding MHLKIEDTRLSTLLNSVVVGGLIGLIVSIFRLTIEKLLIFFQQLYQNFSTDWQWIVLLNLILAVGVGFLVKTTPDISGSGIPQIEGQLSGEYEEQWWPVLWKKFVGGILAIGSGLMLGREGPSIQLGAAVGQGWSETLRYRGSQRRVLIAGGAAAGLSAAFNAPIASTLFVLEEIYHNFSTLVWISALTSAVVANFISLTFFGLTPVLAIVYPHALPLNLYWHLLVLGILLGLFGRLYQICTLKLKTWYGKIKFLPRWLDSLVPFILIIPVGWGWPSYLGGGNTLITTIAAQNPVFVTLLILLVIRFVFSMVSYGSGLPGGIFLPILTLGAVSGALYVSIMAHWGLIDARYLPNFVIYAMAGYFASIGKAPFTAILLITEMVGSLQHLMPLAVVALVAYIVLDLLGGEPIYESLLHQLVPDILAEPQGRQERVEVFVKEGSQLDGAAVRNAQWPAHSLLISIQRGPRAIVPSGDTVIKAGDTLVVTLQHGNRKYVEEYIKQRAE